GTTATATGATGAGTGAAATAGTGTGTATTTATCCTATTTCACCAAGTTCAGCAATGGCTGAATATGATGATGAATTAGCTAGTAAAAATACAAAAAATATTTTTGGTGAAGTTGTTCGAGTAGCTGAAATGCAATCTGAAGGTGGTGCTGCAGGAGCAGTTCACGGAAGTTTAGCAGCTGGAGCACTTACTACAACATATACAGCAAGTCAAGGATTATTACTAATGATTCCTAATATGTACAAAATGGCTGGGGAAATGCTTCCGGCTGTTTTCCATGTTAGTGCTCGTTGTCTTGCTACACATGCATTAAACATCTTTGGTGATCACTCTGATGTTATGGCCACACGTCAAACTGGATTTTGTTTATTAGCATCTAATTCACCACAACAAGCAATGGATTTAGCTCTAATTGCTCACGTTTCAGCAATTAAATCCAAACTACCATTCTTACATTTCTTTGATGGTTATCGTACTAGTCATGAAATTAACAAAATTTATGAAGTTAGTAATGATGTGATTCAAGCAATGTTACCAATGAAAGAAATTAATGAATTTAAGTTAAATTCACATAATCCTGAGCATCCTAAACAAACCGGAACTGCACAAAATGGCGACATTTTCTTTCAAAATCGTGAAGCAGCAAATCCAGCTTACATTAAAGCTTATGACATTGTTGTTGAAACAATGCAACAATTTGGTAAATTAACTGGAAGAAATTACGCTCCATTTATTTATCACGGTGATAAAGAAGCTACTGAAATTGTTGTTTTAATGTGTTCAGCTAACGAAACAATGATTAATGTTAGTAAATATTTAAACAGCAATGGTAAAAAAACTGGAGTATTAAGCGTTCATTTATATCGTCCTTTTAATGCTAAAGATTTTGTTAATCTAATTCCAAATACTGTTAAAACTATTACTGTTTTAGATCGAACTAAAGAACCTGGTTCAGTTGGTGAACCTTTATATACTGATGTAGTTAGTGCATTAAAAGAAAATAATCGAACTAGCATTCAAGTCTTAGGTGGAAGATATGGATTGGGTGGAAAAGATTTCCAATCATGTGATGGATTAGCGGTATTTAATAATATGAGTTCGTCTCATCCTAAGAATCATTTTACAGTTGGAATTAACGATGATGTAACTAATACATCACTTGAAGTTGATACTAATTTTATTCTTCCTGATCATGGTGATTATAACTGTTTATTTATTGGATTAGGAAGTGATGGAACTGTTAGTGCTAATAAATCAACAATTAAAATTATCGGTAACAATACTAATAAATTTGTTCAAGCTTACTTTGAATATGATTCAAAAAAATCTGGTAGTTTGACTTGTAGTCACTTAAGAATTAGTGATTATCCGATTGAAAAACCATATGCAGTACATAATGCTGATTTTATTGCTATTCATAACTATACGTTTATTCATAATTATGACATTTTAAAGGGTCTAAGAAAAAATGGAAAAGTATTAATTAATACTAACTTAAGCTTTGAACAATTATGCCGTGATTTACCAGAAAATTTTAAAGATCATCTAAAGAAAAATAATGCTGAAGTTTATGTTTTAAATGGATTTAAATTAGCACGTCAATGTGGTTTAAAAAATCGAATCAGTACTATCATGCAAGCGGCATTTTTTAAAATCGCTAATGTCATTAAATATGATTTAGCAATCAAACAAATGAAAGAATTTGCTATTAAATCATACTCACGTAAAGGACAAGCAATTGTTGATGCAAACATTAAAGCAATTGATTTAGCTGCAAGTGAATTAAAAAAGGTTAATGTTGAACAAATTATTAGTACTCCAAGTCAACCTTTCATGAATAATAAACGTGTTAACGATTACTATAACTCGTTTATCCTACCAATCGAAAAACGATTAGGTGACACATTGCCTGTAAGCACTTTTGATCCTGCAGGAAATGTACCTACAGCTACAAGTCAATATGAAAAGCGAGGAATTGCCATTAATATTCCAACATGAATTGCTGAAAATTGTATTCAATGTGGTCAATGTACTTTAGTGTGCCCTCATGGTGTTATTCGTCCATATTTACTAGATGAAGAAGCGCGTAAACGAGCTCCAAGTACATTAAAGTCTCGTCCAGCAATTGGAATGAAAGGTTATGAATACGTTATTCAACCAAGTCCATTAGACTGTACAGGTTGTGAATCTTGTGCACGAACTTGTCCAGCTATAAAAAAAGCTTTGGAAATGAAAAATTTAAATGAACAACGTGAATTAGCAATTAAACATTATGAATTCTTACAAAGTCTTCCACCGGTTGCTAATGTTCCATTTAAACCGGAAACTGTTAAAGGAGCACAATTCTTAAAGCCATATTTTGAATTTAGTGGGGCGTGTGCTGGATGTGGAGAAACTCCATACATTAAAATTGTTACCCAATTGTTTGGTAAAAACATGATGATTGCTAACGCTACTGGATGTAGTTCAATTTATGGAGGTAGTGCACCAAGTTGTCCATATACAAAAGATAAAGATAATATGGGGCCAAGTTGAGCTAACTCCTTATTTGAAGATAATGCTGAATTTGGTTATGGAATGTTTTTAGCAATGCAATACCGTCAAAAAAGTGCTTATAATGTTCTTAATCAATTAAAAGCAACCAAAATTAGTGATAAGTTATCTGAAGCCATTGATTACATGAATGCTAATCAAACTACCAAATTAACTAATGTTGCTAAATTACAATTAATAGAAGCTTTAAAAGCTGAACAAGCTAATGAATCTAATAAATCATTATTAGAAATAGCCATTAAAAATGAAGATTTATATGCTAAAAAATCACAATGAATTGTTGGTGGTGATGGTTGAGCATATGATATTGGTTATGGTGGGCTTGATCATGTGTTAGCCAGTGGTGAAAACGTTAATATTCTAGTAATGGATACTGAAGTATATTCAAATACTGGTGGACAATCATCTAAAGCGACCCCAACCGGATCTGTAGCTAAGTTTGCAGCTAGCGGAAAGAAAACACGTAAAAAAGATTTAGGTTTAATGGCCATAAGTTATAAAAATGTTTATGTTGCTCAATGTGCCATGGGTGCTAACCAACAACAATTAATTAATGCTTTAGTTGAAGCTGAATCATATGATGGACCAAGTATTGTAATTTGTTATGCTCCATGTATTAACCACGGACTAGATATGAGCAATAGTCAAATGCGTGAAAAATTAGCTGTGCAAACAGGCTACTGACATCTATATCGATATGATCCACGTAAGGAAGTTCCAATGAGTGTTGACTCGCCTGAACCAACTTTACCTTATACTGAATTCTTAAAGGGTGAAGCACGATATGCAACACTTGCAGCTAAGCATCCTGATATTGCAAACGAATTGTTTGCTGAGGCTGCCCTTGAAGCTAAAGCGCGTCGACAAACTTATGTTGACATGATGAATAGTATGAAAGCTAAAGTTAATGCTAATAAAACTACTGAAGTAAAAACTGAAAATAAGGAGATTAAAAATTAACTATGAGTAAAAGAAAAGCAGCTTATGTTGATAAAGATCAATGTATTGGTTGTGGAGCTTGTGTCGGTGTCTGCCCAAGTTTAGCAATTAGCATGGATGAAAACGGCAAAGCTCAAGTCGATGAACAAAAGTGCATCGGTTGTGGAGCTTGTACTAATGTTTGTCCAGTTGGCGCTATTAAATTAAAAGATATTGAAGAATAGTTATTCTTCTTATTAATAAAAATTACAACCTTAATGGTTGTATTTTTTTATATTTCAATTTTATCTAGTAAAAAATCATAACCATTATAAAAGTAGTAACCATTAAAGTCACGATTATAAATATTTCGGTCAATGCTTATAAGTGCTTTATCTAAATTATCTTTAATATATCTAAATGGCTTTAATTCACGTTGTAAAATCAATTCATCATTAACTGTTCAACAACATTGCAAATAACAAATTTTTCCTAGTTTTTCATAAACAAAAACAACTTCTAAATTTTTACGAACATAAATATTATTTTTATTTCGTTCATGAATGTTAATTGTTAAAGCACACACATTATGTCTTGCACTTAGTAAATGATTGAAAACAACATTTTCAAACAAGTGTCCTGTATCTTTGACTTCAAAATTATTAAACAATGAATATAATCCAATATCAATTGCATAAACCTTATAGTTTTTTCTTTTCCTTACATCATGAGCAACATAACGATCTTGTTATATCATTGAAGTGTTAATTAAAAATGCATCGGTAAAGTGTTCCACATATTTATTAATTGTTTTTTCACTAGTTTTAATATTTAATTTAGTTCTTAATTTATTTTTTAAATTGGTTGGTGAAAAAGTTTTACCTGAACTTAAAATCAATTCAATTAAAATCTCTCTTAATAAAACACTATTATTAATTCGGTATCTATTTTTAGCATCAATTAGATATGTTTCTTCAAGAATTGTTCTAAGTATTTCTTGTTTAGTTGATTTATCACTACTTAAAACAACTTGTGGTAATCCACCGTATTGCATATATTCAATAAGAGCATCAAATTCATTTCCTTTTTTATATTCATAAAATTCAGCAAATGACAATGGATAAACACGAATTTCTGTACTTCTTCCAGCAAATTCTGTTGCTATATCTTTTGATAAAAACTTTGAGTTGCTTCCTGTTACATAAACAACAGAATTTTTAATTTGCATTAACGTATTAAGTAATGATTCAAAACCTTCTAATTCTTGAATTTCATCTAATAAAAAATAACATTTTTTATCATCTTTAATCTGATTATTAATGAATTCATTAATTGCAATTAAATTAATTTCCTTCTTATTTAATTTATTAATTTTCATTGCCCGTTTGAATGCCATTAAATGATTAACATTATCAAATGAAAACTGAATAATATGATCAGGAGATACACCGTTGTTAATTAAGTATTGATAAAATATTTCATTCAATAAAGACGATTCCCCCGATCGTCTAGCACCAGTAATTATTTTGGCAAGTCTATTATCTCTATACTAATTAGTTCATTTAAATATTTGTCTCTTTTAATAATCATAATACCTTTGTTAACAAATATTAAAATGCGTTTTGTTAAAAAATAAATAATTACATCTAATTTTTGTTAATTTTTACAATTGTTATACGTAATTTACGCAGAAATAGATGGTTTACGTCTAATTTTGTTAACACTTTGTCATTTTTACAACTGTTTATCACTGTAATAATATTTTTATTGGAATATAATAATTACTAATATGTCTAATAAAAGAGTAGCAATAGTTGATAAAACAAAATGCTTTGGCTGTATGAAATGTATGACAATATGCCCAATGTTTGCTATTACAATGGATGAAAATACTAAAGCATTTGTTCACAATAAACGTTGTGTAGGTTGTGGACGATGTATTGGTGCATGTCCAGTTAATGCCATTAAATTAATTGAAATAGAAGAAAAAATTTAGAGTTGTGTTCTCTAAAATTTTTTCCACTGCAAATATAAAACTATTTTTATTTTTTTCTTAATCATTCCAAGTGTAGCAATGACACTTAAACCAATTAATAATACTCCACCAATTACTGCTCCAAAAATTAATGCAACTGATGAAGAATGATCAAAATAATCCTTTTCAACAATGTTTAAATTAATTGTTTCGGTGTTTGTAACTTTTTCTAAGTTGGTGTTATAAACATCTGAATAATGTGTTTTAGTGCCTGGTAAAACATATAAATTTATGTTTCTTTTATTATCTGCATCTGTACTGGTTCCATCACCAAATACTTTTTGATTACCTTGGCCTAATGAAATTACGTCTTTATTTTTTTCAATATATTTTCTTGTTCAGTTAAAAAAGAAATTTTCAGTATTAGTTGTGTTATAAAAAGCAAAGGGTCCAATTTTTTCCATGTTACTTTCAAAAACAATGTTACTGTTTAGCTTTTTGCAATTTTCAAATGCATGAGCTTTGATTTCTTTTAATGATGAAGGTAAAACTTCATTAGTTAATGTTAAAAGATCTTGATCTCTAAATGCTTGAGCTCCGATTGATTGCAACGCATCACTTGAAAAAGTAATGTTTTTAATCTTATTAGTTTTAGAACTATTAAGTCTAAAAGCATTTTCACCAATAGTAAGTAATGTACTTGGTAAAAGTACATCAGAACCGCTTGCGTTTGTCGTCAAATTATCTTTGAATCCATTAGGATTAATTTCAATTACAGGGTATTTCTTAGCGTTAAAAGTGTATTCATCAGCAATTTGAAAATCACCTAAAGCTCCAGTATTTGCACCATTTTTTAATGAAACTGATAATCCTTCTACAGCTTTAGATCCAACTGATTTTTTTACTAATCTAAGATCAAGTTCATCTTTGGTTAATTCCCGGTATTTTTTTTCATCATGATATGAACCTTTTACTAAATTAGTAATACTATGGTTATTGTTATTAGCAACCAATCCAGTGCATAATGCACCTGAACCAATTAATAAAGCAGCAGACATTGAAAATAATTTCTTTTTCATATTAACTTAATTTTACTTATTTCAATTGTTCCCGTTAATTTAATTTTACTTATTTATTCTAATTCAATTGTTCCTGGAGGTTTTGAAGTTAAATCATATAATACACGATTTATTCCTTTAACTTCATTAATAATTCGAGTAGTAATCTTACTTAAAAGTGAATAAGGCAATTCACAAATTTTTGCAGTCATAAAATCATCTGTGCTTACTGCACGAATAATTGCAGCATATTCATAAGTTCTTCCATCACCCATAACACCAACTGAACACATGTTACTCAATGCAATAAAATATTGATTAGGATTAAATTTTAATTTTGCTTTGATAATTTCGTCACGTAAAATGTAATCAGCTAATTGCACAATCTTAACTTTTTCGGGAGTTACTTCGCCAATAATTCTTACTCCTAATCCTGGACCTGGAAAAGGTTGACGATAAACTTCGCTTTTATTTAAACCTAATTCCATTCCCAATTTTCTTACTTCATCTTTGAATAAATTTCTTAACGGTTCAATTAAACCACTAAATTTTAAGTTTTTTGGTAATCCACCTACATTATGGTGTGATTTAATTGTTGCGCTTTTACCTAATCCAGATTCAATCACATCTGGATAAATTGTTCCTTGAGCTAAAAAATCAATCTTACCTAGTTTTTTAGCTTCTTTAGCAAAAACTTCAATAAATTGGTGACCAATAATTTTTCGTTTTTGTTCAGGATCACTAATTCCTTTTAAAGCTGAATAGAAAGTTTTAGATGCATCAACTATTTTTAAATTTAATGATTTATATTTTTTAAAAGTGTTTTTAATTTCATTAATTTCGTTATAACGCATTAAACCATGATCAACCAAAACACAAATTAAATTACGTTTAATAGCTTTAGACAATAAAACTGCACATACAGATGAGTCAACCCCACCTGAAAGTGCTAGTAAAACTTTTTTATTGCCAATTTTGTTTCTTAATTCTTTTACTTGACTATTAATAAATGATTTCATTTGTCAATTTCCTTGACAATGACAAATATCAAAGACAAAGTTTTTAAAAATATTTTGTCCTTTAACTGTATGTTGAACTTCGGGATGAAATTGCACTGTATATATATTTTTTTTAATATTTTCAAATGCAGCAATTGGGCAATCTTTAGTTTTAGCAATCAACTTAAACCCCGTTGGTAACTTACTAACATAATCAGTGTGTGACATAAAAACATTAGTTTTTGTTTTAATGCCTTTTAATAATTTAGATTGATATGGAATTAAAGTTGTGTTTCCGTATTCACTAACTTTAGCAGTACTTACTTTACCATTCAGTAAATGAGCAATTAATTGACAGCCATAACATATTCCAAGAATTGGAATATTTAATTCAAAAATATCCTTACTAATAGTTGGTGAATTTTTTAAATAAACACTGTTTGGCCCGCCAGTAAAAATAATTCCTTTTAAATTCATTTTTTTTAATTGTTCAACTGATATATCATGACTAATGACAACTGAATAAAC
Above is a window of Candidatus Malacoplasma girerdii DNA encoding:
- a CDS encoding putative ATPase — its product is MNEIFYQYLINNGVSPDHIIQFSFDNVNHLMAFKRAMKINKLNKKEINLIAINEFINNQIKDDKKCYFLLDEIQELEGFESLLNTLMQIKNSVVYVTGSNSKFLSKDIATEFAGRSTEIRVYPLSFAEFYEYKKGNEFDALIEYMQYGGLPQVVLSSDKSTKQEILRTILEETYLIDAKNRYRINNSVLLREILIELILSSGKTFSPTNLKNKLRTKLNIKTSEKTINKYVEHFTDAFLINTSMI
- the porA gene encoding pyruvate ferredoxin/flavodoxin oxidoreductase, whose translation is MENKIKTPKQIVTDANTAAATIGYMMSEIVCIYPISPSSAMAEYDDELASKNTKNIFGEVVRVAEMQSEGGAAGAVHGSLAAGALTTTYTASQGLLLMIPNMYKMAGEMLPAVFHVSARCLATHALNIFGDHSDVMATRQTGFCLLASNSPQQAMDLALIAHVSAIKSKLPFLHFFDGYRTSHEINKIYEVSNDVIQAMLPMKEINEFKLNSHNPEHPKQTGTAQNGDIFFQNREAANPAYIKAYDIVVETMQQFGKLTGRNYAPFIYHGDKEATEIVVLMCSANETMINVSKYLNSNGKKTGVLSVHLYRPFNAKDFVNLIPNTVKTITVLDRTKEPGSVGEPLYTDVVSALKENNRTSIQVLGGRYGLGGKDFQSCDGLAVFNNMSSSHPKNHFTVGINDDVTNTSLEVDTNFILPDHGDYNCLFIGLGSDGTVSANKSTIKIIGNNTNKFVQAYFEYDSKKSGSLTCSHLRISDYPIEKPYAVHNADFIAIHNYTFIHNYDILKGLRKNGKVLINTNLSFEQLCRDLPENFKDHLKKNNAEVYVLNGFKLARQCGLKNRISTIMQAAFFKIANVIKYDLAIKQMKEFAIKSYSRKGQAIVDANIKAIDLAASELKKVNVEQIISTPSQPFMNNKRVNDYYNSFILPIEKRLGDTLPVSTFDPAGNVPTATSQYEKRGIAINIPTWIAENCIQCGQCTLVCPHGVIRPYLLDEEARKRAPSTLKSRPAIGMKGYEYVIQPSPLDCTGCESCARTCPAIKKALEMKNLNEQRELAIKHYEFLQSLPPVANVPFKPETVKGAQFLKPYFEFSGACAGCGETPYIKIVTQLFGKNMMIANATGCSSIYGGSAPSCPYTKDKDNMGPSWANSLFEDNAEFGYGMFLAMQYRQKSAYNVLNQLKATKISDKLSEAIDYMNANQTTKLTNVAKLQLIEALKAEQANESNKSLLEIAIKNEDLYAKKSQWIVGGDGWAYDIGYGGLDHVLASGENVNILVMDTEVYSNTGGQSSKATPTGSVAKFAASGKKTRKKDLGLMAISYKNVYVAQCAMGANQQQLINALVEAESYDGPSIVICYAPCINHGLDMSNSQMREKLAVQTGYWHLYRYDPRKEVPMSVDSPEPTLPYTEFLKGEARYATLAAKHPDIANELFAEAALEAKARRQTYVDMMNSMKAKVNANKTTEVKTENKEIKN
- the guaA gene encoding GMP synthase GuaA; amino-acid sequence: MKQNECIAVIDFGGQYNQLIARRIRNLNVYSVVISHDISVEQLKKMNLKGIIFTGGPNSVYLKNSPTISKDIFELNIPILGICYGCQLIAHLLNGKVSTAKVSEYGNTTLIPYQSKLLKGIKTKTNVFMSHTDYVSKLPTGFKLIAKTKDCPIAAFENIKKNIYTVQFHPEVQHTVKGQNIFKNFVFDICHCQGNWQMKSFINSQVKELRNKIGNKKVLLALSGGVDSSVCAVLLSKAIKRNLICVLVDHGLMRYNEINEIKNTFKKYKSLNLKIVDASKTFYSALKGISDPEQKRKIIGHQFIEVFAKEAKKLGKIDFLAQGTIYPDVIESGLGKSATIKSHHNVGGLPKNLKFSGLIEPLRNLFKDEVRKLGMELGLNKSEVYRQPFPGPGLGVRIIGEVTPEKVKIVQLADYILRDEIIKAKLKFNPNQYFIALSNMCSVGVMGDGRTYEYAAIIRAVSTDDFMTAKICELPYSLLSKITTRIINEVKGINRVLYDLTSKPPGTIELE
- a CDS encoding 4Fe-4S ferredoxin iron-sulfur binding domain protein, with product MSNKRVAIVDKTKCFGCMKCMTICPMFAITMDENTKAFVHNKRCVGCGRCIGACPVNAIKLIEIEEKI
- a CDS encoding BspA-like protein: MKKKLFSMSAALLIGSGALCTGLVANNNNHSITNLVKGSYHDEKKYRELTKDELDLRLVKKSVGSKAVEGLSVSLKNGANTGALGDFQIADEYTFNAKKYPVIEINPNGFKDNLTTNASGSDVLLPSTLLTIGENAFRLNSSKTNKIKNITFSSDALQSIGAQAFRDQDLLTLTNEVLPSSLKEIKAHAFENCKKLNSNIVFESNMEKIGPFAFYNTTNTENFFFNWTRKYIEKNKDVISLGQGNQKVFGDGTSTDADNKRNINLYVLPGTKTHYSDVYNTNLEKVTNTETINLNIVEKDYFDHSSSVALIFGAVIGGVLLIGLSVIATLGMIKKKIKIVLYLQWKKF
- a CDS encoding putative indolepyruvate ferredoxin oxidoreductase, with protein sequence MSKRKAAYVDKDQCIGCGACVGVCPSLAISMDENGKAQVDEQKCIGCGACTNVCPVGAIKLKDIEE